A single region of the Actinoplanes sp. SE50/110 genome encodes:
- a CDS encoding GNAT family N-acetyltransferase, with the protein MDVVVRQLDGIAEWTAAGLLYRSVFGYTAPEWGLNPRLLAALRENGGTVIGALGENGELVGFCYGFTGLQDGEIYHYSQAAVVAPAAQGTGIGRLLKHAQAAAARLTGARTMRWTFDPYALRNAHFNFAVLRATGLRFLPDFYGEPGTDRVLVSWNLDQAVPSDTAQPPTIVPPIPGTSPATRHADGLPATGHADSMPGAGGGVGAGRGRAGPGDGRIVVAAGERVAAPDPADRGWLRRELVTRFAEGGRLVDVVRPDGDPGRVAYLFATEDGA; encoded by the coding sequence ATGGACGTCGTGGTGCGGCAGCTGGACGGGATAGCCGAGTGGACGGCTGCCGGGCTCCTCTATCGGAGCGTTTTCGGCTACACCGCGCCCGAGTGGGGCCTGAACCCGCGCCTGCTGGCCGCCCTCCGTGAGAACGGCGGCACCGTGATCGGCGCCCTGGGCGAGAACGGTGAGCTGGTCGGTTTCTGCTACGGCTTCACCGGCCTCCAGGACGGCGAGATCTACCACTATTCACAGGCCGCCGTCGTAGCCCCTGCCGCCCAGGGCACCGGAATCGGCCGCCTCCTCAAACACGCCCAAGCCGCCGCCGCCCGCCTGACCGGCGCTCGCACCATGAGATGGACGTTCGACCCCTACGCCCTCCGCAACGCCCACTTCAACTTCGCCGTCCTGCGAGCCACCGGCCTGCGCTTCCTCCCCGACTTCTACGGCGAACCCGGCACCGACCGAGTCCTCGTCTCCTGGAACCTGGACCAGGCCGTCCCCAGCGACACCGCCCAGCCGCCGACGATCGTGCCCCCGATCCCCGGCACGAGCCCGGCAACCCGGCATGCCGACGGCCTACCCGCCACGGGTCACGCCGACAGCATGCCGGGCGCCGGGGGTGGGGTGGGCGCAGGCCGGGGCCGGGCAGGGCCGGGGGATGGGCGGATCGTCGTGGCGGCGGGGGAGCGGGTTGCCGCGCCTGATCCGGCGGATCGGGGTTGGCTGCGGCGTGAGCTGGTGACGCGGTTTGCTGAGGGTGGGCGCCTGGTGGACGTGGTCCGGCCGGATGGTGACCCCGGGCGGGTGGCGTACCTGTTCGCAACCGAGGATGGGGCGTGA
- a CDS encoding MurR/RpiR family transcriptional regulator: protein MTSRGTPAERFDRNVQRRSAQVLKQRVLEQQRAEFDRALQWAAEHDAIERAAALIVSARRRFLVGNGKSLSYASLLASDLSAGLSGVHLVDGAALRPLDVLSDIRQGDLLIAVSLERYRRETVEVATAYVRHGGDLVLITDAEDAPLAGLATARIVVGTGSASYVNSPTSTVLALHLLATLTIASSKGAGRRLRERDALAAELDLHVEET from the coding sequence GTGACTTCGAGAGGCACGCCCGCGGAGCGCTTCGACCGTAACGTTCAGCGACGGTCGGCGCAGGTGCTCAAGCAGCGGGTGCTGGAACAGCAGCGGGCCGAATTCGATCGGGCGCTGCAGTGGGCCGCCGAGCATGATGCGATCGAACGGGCCGCGGCGCTGATCGTCTCCGCGCGGCGTCGCTTCCTGGTCGGGAACGGCAAGTCGCTCAGCTACGCGTCGCTGCTCGCCTCCGACCTGAGCGCCGGGCTGTCCGGGGTGCATCTGGTGGACGGGGCGGCGCTGCGCCCGCTCGACGTGCTCAGCGACATCCGGCAGGGTGACCTGCTGATCGCGGTGTCGCTGGAACGGTACCGGCGGGAGACGGTCGAGGTGGCCACCGCCTACGTCCGGCACGGCGGCGACCTGGTGCTGATCACCGACGCCGAGGACGCGCCCCTGGCCGGCCTCGCCACCGCCCGGATCGTGGTCGGCACGGGCAGCGCCTCATACGTCAACTCGCCGACCTCGACGGTGCTCGCGCTGCACCTGCTCGCGACCCTGACCATCGCCAGCTCGAAGGGCGCCGGCCGGCGTCTGCGGGAGCGGGACGCGCTCGCCGCCGAGCTCGACCTCCACGTGGAGGAGACATGA
- the menC gene encoding o-succinylbenzoate synthase: protein MIRIQHVALRRVRLPLVHRFRTSSHAKRELEHILVALTDESGATGWGEIASPSGPFYSAETVESCWAVARDHLKPLTLATGWDHPADLAAVLAKVRGNHFARAGFDVAAWALWSARQGTALSAALGGTRDRVAAGVSLGIESTIDELLEQVSARVTEGYQRVKLKIAPGWDVEPVRAVRAAFPGIPLHVDANGAYPAAETGVFRSLDSAGLTMIEQPYAPRDLVAHAALQETLQTPICLDESVEEVADLVTALRLGAGRILNIKVSRMGGLTAAVRAHDLARAEGVPVWCGGMHEFGIGRAANVALSSLPGFTLPSDVSGSDKYYARDITTEPVVCDSGFVTVPATPGLGWEPDLGYLQERTVDRV, encoded by the coding sequence ATGATCCGCATCCAGCACGTCGCACTGCGCCGGGTGCGCCTGCCCCTGGTGCACCGTTTCCGGACCAGCTCGCACGCGAAGCGCGAACTGGAGCACATCCTGGTCGCGCTCACCGACGAGTCGGGGGCCACCGGCTGGGGCGAGATCGCCTCGCCGAGCGGCCCGTTCTATTCGGCGGAGACCGTGGAGAGCTGCTGGGCGGTGGCCCGCGATCACCTGAAGCCACTGACCCTGGCGACCGGGTGGGATCACCCGGCGGATCTCGCGGCCGTGCTGGCGAAGGTCCGCGGCAATCACTTCGCGCGCGCCGGCTTCGACGTCGCGGCCTGGGCGCTGTGGTCGGCCCGGCAGGGGACCGCCCTGAGCGCGGCCCTCGGCGGGACCCGGGACCGGGTGGCCGCCGGCGTCTCGCTGGGCATCGAATCGACCATCGACGAGCTGCTGGAACAGGTGTCGGCGCGGGTGACCGAGGGTTACCAGCGGGTCAAGCTGAAGATCGCCCCCGGCTGGGACGTCGAACCGGTGCGCGCGGTCCGTGCGGCCTTCCCCGGCATCCCGCTGCACGTGGACGCGAACGGGGCCTACCCCGCGGCGGAGACCGGCGTCTTCCGCAGCCTGGACAGCGCGGGCCTGACGATGATCGAACAGCCGTACGCCCCGCGTGACCTGGTCGCGCACGCTGCTCTGCAGGAGACCCTGCAGACCCCGATCTGCCTCGACGAATCGGTCGAGGAGGTGGCCGACCTGGTCACCGCGCTGCGGCTGGGGGCGGGCCGGATCCTCAACATCAAGGTGTCCCGGATGGGCGGGCTGACCGCCGCCGTCCGCGCGCACGACCTGGCCCGGGCCGAGGGCGTACCGGTGTGGTGCGGCGGCATGCACGAATTCGGCATCGGCCGGGCCGCGAACGTCGCGCTCAGCTCGCTGCCCGGTTTCACGCTGCCCTCCGACGTGTCCGGGTCGGACAAGTATTACGCCCGGGACATCACCACCGAGCCGGTGGTCTGCGACTCCGGATTCGTCACCGTCCCGGCCACCCCGGGCCTCGGCTGGGAACCTGATCTCGGGTATCTCCAGGAGCGCACCGTCGACCGGGTCTGA
- a CDS encoding NB-ARC domain-containing protein, which translates to MTDGTGWRRWTGTTGGVLGRLRRPVEGSGPAAVPQPRPAPWMAGGPGDELVERGRLQTRLRELLLAGDVALHGIGGIGKTTLAEQVVRLPGLRDRFPGGLLWATVGQQRTGAALAALVGDLVEQLTGERPGVVTPAQAGVRLAAALAHRPPVLLVIDDVWTAEQLEPFLDGPGCRRLITTRVAGALPEDLPRIEVGGMGHDEATALLTRDLPGLALPDLTALLALTGRWPLLISLVNGVLRHRVAPHQLIDQLGAYGWVALDLAVPGERERAVEGTAEAALELLTESDRRRLLELGIFPGAEPIPDAMTDLLWAGTGELNAGEAAGLRATYARLGLVKPTADGLRVAGVLRAYLRNRLLDPEIAQVNRRLLEMARPRSGGPWWTLPATERHLWRHLAFHLREAGWWDELFATVTDLRRLARQIPMLGVAAAVADLDRVPDPRAGALRARLSRGASLFAPIEPADALADVLLARLSGAPELAAGVTEFAAAQRGRAGLTARWPLPDVGPDSLTRVIGGGPGWLDAVAVATGWIATGGASGVITLHDPASGDVLARLTGHPGAIKALAATYDGASLISAGADGTLRLWDVDRRQERTLWTTSGEILGCAAAPASHRIAAVSAAGELIVLDVAGNWRILGHRGGERLVGCTFYDDDRVLTASDEGAVVGHDLRSGRRKVLVMAGKDLVAGLAAGPSWVALGGVDGTIRIQPIRGGGETVTVRGHQGCVSTIVAFGDRIISGGEDGTIRMIDRYGAQVAVVRAHPGWVTGCVIGPDRRTLMTTGSDGTVRVWDLPRLGQETVGGPVDWVDSCAVAPSGTSLISGGRDGVVRRWEIGGGGGAVLWAGEEPIRRCVVGPCGSWIAAASPSRTILLREPSSSPADGWEVEELPGALGCAAAPDQDLLAWWDDQGAVTVRSVAGGEPLHRTCDSPIRAAAFLPGHRLILAGAGGELAVWQCRKNRLRPLLPSRRAEVRAIHVVRDRITVIDASGVACFDVRTLRRTGCAAFAETAVTHGAVSADGSWLATTSQDGELRIRPLTGDLQPVAAMRVDGALHECAWGGDSLDLFAAGRRGMYAFTFRPPRPAP; encoded by the coding sequence GTGACGGACGGCACAGGGTGGCGGCGGTGGACGGGCACGACCGGCGGAGTGCTCGGGCGCCTGCGCCGGCCGGTGGAGGGTTCCGGGCCGGCCGCGGTGCCGCAGCCGCGCCCGGCGCCGTGGATGGCCGGCGGCCCCGGCGACGAGCTGGTGGAACGCGGCCGGCTGCAGACCCGGCTGCGGGAGCTGCTGCTGGCCGGTGACGTGGCGCTGCACGGCATCGGCGGGATCGGCAAGACGACGCTGGCCGAGCAGGTCGTCCGCTTGCCCGGCCTGCGCGACCGGTTCCCGGGCGGGCTGCTCTGGGCCACGGTCGGCCAGCAGCGGACCGGTGCGGCGCTCGCCGCGCTGGTGGGCGACCTGGTCGAGCAGCTCACCGGGGAACGACCCGGGGTGGTCACCCCGGCTCAGGCGGGGGTGCGGCTCGCCGCCGCGCTCGCGCACCGGCCGCCGGTGCTGCTGGTCATCGACGACGTGTGGACCGCGGAGCAGCTCGAACCGTTCCTGGACGGGCCGGGCTGCCGCCGGCTGATCACCACCCGGGTGGCCGGGGCGCTGCCCGAGGATCTGCCCCGGATCGAGGTCGGCGGGATGGGGCACGACGAGGCGACCGCGCTGCTCACCCGGGACCTGCCAGGGTTGGCGCTGCCGGACCTGACGGCGCTGCTCGCCCTGACCGGACGGTGGCCGTTGCTGATCAGTCTGGTCAACGGCGTGCTGCGGCACCGGGTGGCACCGCACCAGCTGATCGATCAACTGGGCGCGTACGGATGGGTGGCGCTCGACCTCGCCGTGCCCGGCGAGCGGGAACGCGCTGTGGAGGGGACCGCGGAGGCAGCCCTGGAGCTGCTGACCGAGTCGGATCGGCGGCGCCTGCTGGAGCTCGGGATCTTTCCCGGGGCCGAGCCGATCCCGGACGCGATGACCGATCTGCTCTGGGCCGGGACGGGGGAGCTCAACGCCGGTGAAGCGGCCGGGTTGCGCGCCACGTACGCCCGGCTGGGCCTGGTGAAACCGACCGCGGACGGGCTGCGCGTGGCGGGGGTGCTCCGGGCGTACCTCCGCAATCGGCTCCTCGACCCGGAGATCGCGCAGGTGAACCGCCGCCTGCTGGAGATGGCCCGGCCGCGCAGCGGCGGGCCGTGGTGGACGCTGCCCGCCACCGAGCGCCATCTGTGGCGGCATCTCGCCTTTCACCTGCGGGAAGCCGGTTGGTGGGACGAGTTGTTCGCCACCGTGACCGACCTGCGGCGGCTGGCCCGGCAGATCCCGATGCTCGGTGTCGCGGCCGCGGTGGCCGATCTGGATCGGGTGCCGGATCCGCGCGCCGGTGCGCTGCGTGCCCGGCTCTCCCGTGGCGCCTCACTCTTCGCACCGATCGAGCCCGCGGACGCACTGGCCGACGTGCTGCTCGCCCGGCTCTCCGGAGCGCCCGAACTCGCTGCCGGCGTGACCGAATTTGCCGCCGCACAGCGGGGCCGGGCCGGACTCACCGCGCGCTGGCCGCTGCCCGACGTCGGACCGGACAGCCTGACCCGGGTGATCGGCGGTGGCCCCGGCTGGCTCGACGCCGTCGCGGTCGCCACCGGCTGGATCGCGACCGGCGGCGCCAGCGGCGTGATCACCCTGCACGATCCGGCGTCCGGTGACGTGCTCGCCCGGTTGACCGGGCACCCCGGGGCGATCAAGGCGCTCGCCGCGACATATGACGGAGCGTCACTGATCTCCGCGGGTGCCGACGGCACGCTGCGGCTGTGGGACGTGGACCGCCGGCAGGAGCGGACCCTGTGGACGACGTCCGGCGAGATCCTGGGCTGCGCGGCGGCCCCGGCCAGCCACCGGATCGCGGCGGTGAGCGCCGCGGGGGAGCTGATCGTCCTCGATGTGGCCGGGAACTGGCGGATTCTCGGCCATCGGGGCGGCGAACGGCTGGTCGGCTGCACGTTCTACGACGACGACCGGGTGCTGACGGCCAGTGACGAAGGCGCGGTGGTCGGCCACGATCTGCGCAGCGGACGCCGGAAAGTCCTGGTCATGGCGGGAAAGGACCTGGTCGCCGGGCTGGCGGCCGGGCCGTCCTGGGTGGCGCTCGGCGGCGTGGACGGGACGATCCGGATCCAGCCGATCCGCGGTGGCGGCGAGACGGTCACCGTCCGTGGACATCAGGGGTGTGTGAGCACGATCGTCGCCTTCGGCGACCGGATCATCTCCGGCGGCGAGGACGGCACGATCCGGATGATTGACCGGTACGGGGCGCAGGTCGCCGTGGTGCGAGCCCATCCGGGATGGGTGACCGGGTGCGTGATCGGGCCCGACCGGCGCACGCTGATGACCACCGGCAGTGACGGAACCGTCCGGGTGTGGGATCTTCCGCGGCTCGGCCAGGAGACCGTCGGCGGACCGGTGGACTGGGTGGACAGCTGTGCGGTGGCACCGTCCGGGACATCGCTGATCAGCGGCGGCCGCGACGGTGTGGTGCGCAGGTGGGAGATCGGCGGAGGCGGCGGCGCCGTGCTGTGGGCGGGAGAGGAGCCGATCCGGCGGTGCGTGGTCGGCCCTTGCGGATCGTGGATCGCGGCGGCGTCGCCATCCCGGACGATCCTGCTCCGCGAACCCTCCTCTTCGCCGGCCGACGGATGGGAGGTCGAGGAACTTCCCGGTGCGCTCGGCTGCGCCGCGGCCCCGGACCAGGACCTGCTCGCGTGGTGGGACGACCAGGGCGCAGTCACCGTCCGGTCGGTCGCCGGCGGTGAACCGCTGCACCGGACCTGCGACAGTCCGATCCGGGCCGCCGCCTTCCTGCCCGGTCACCGGCTCATCCTCGCCGGAGCCGGCGGCGAACTCGCCGTCTGGCAGTGCCGGAAGAACCGGCTGCGGCCGCTGCTCCCCTCGCGTCGTGCCGAGGTCCGGGCGATCCACGTGGTCCGGGACCGGATCACGGTGATCGACGCCTCCGGCGTCGCCTGCTTCGATGTACGCACGCTGCGCCGCACCGGGTGCGCCGCATTCGCCGAGACCGCGGTGACCCACGGCGCCGTTTCGGCCGACGGGAGCTGGCTCGCCACCACCAGCCAGGACGGTGAACTGCGGATCCGCCCGCTGACCGGCGACCTGCAGCCGGTCGCGGCGATGCGGGTGGACGGCGCGCTGCACGAATGCGCCTGGGGCGGCGACTCCCTGGACCTGTTCGCGGCCGGCCGGCGCGGCATGTACGCCTTCACCTTCCGCCCACCACGCCCGGCGCCGTAG